The Amblyomma americanum isolate KBUSLIRL-KWMA chromosome 11, ASM5285725v1, whole genome shotgun sequence genome includes the window TGTAATCGAAAATTTAAACCATTCGAATAATTAATAACTTGTTATAGTTCCCTGCGCGGTAGCATTTCACTTTCCGATCACCGATTCCTGGAGAGACGTCTTTGTCACACCTTTTGATTTTCTATTTCTCTACTAGGTTCAGGTGACCCCTTCAGGCTGCAACAGCTTGAAAACGACACTCGCGGAGCTAACAGCAGCAGCCCGGCTGCTATGCAGGTATATGTATTTTGTATTGCTTTTTATTTAGCCATTTATGTACTTCGTTGCATAAAGCTCGTTTCTGGGAGCGAGAAGCACTGAGTTTAACTCACCTTGCGGTGTAAACGTCACTCCCTGTTTCATCACTGCGATATCGAAAGTTTCTCCTAATTACGTTTATATCTGAGACATGTGAAGAGGCACTGAACCACCCGCTAAACCGCTCTGGCGTGAATTAAAGTCCCGTTAGGAAATTGACAAGCTGTACATTACTCGTTTATCTGTACCACTTGAAATGATATAGCTAACCTCACTGAAAAAAACTTTTTAGACCTGTAATGGTTTCTTACGACATGATCACGGGCTTCGTTGTATACCTTTCCCCTTTAAGATAACGCAACCATGTCCATGATTCTGGGACATAAATTCTAGTTGTAAGGCAGCTGTGGAAtactgtaaggtactgttatggataTATTAAagataatggttcattattctgaagTGTAGCAAAAATCTTTAAAATGGTCCATCGATCGCGTCGAGTAAAGACTACCATGGAAAAtgaatggggaacgtttttgaggaTAGGAAAATCGTTAACATAAAAAATATGCAAGCTTGCCAAGGGGAGATCTGCGCATatattgttataatgaaatcttacgatacatgaaaaaaaaaatgcgttcataagtTACTTTCAGTTAATAAATGCGCTCTTTCTGAATATTTAGGTGTTCGAACTGCTGAAATTGGCGTCCGAGTTAGCAAGGGGATATTCCTGTGTAATCGACATTCGTAGCATGCGGTTAGTGCTCGCTGGAAACTTTTACTTTTCATACTCTCATTCAAATCACTTTGACATACATTAGTCACGAAGTGGCAATCGAGGGCGGTTAGTATTCTCCTAACCGACACTTGCGGCACTTATGCGTGATACACTGTGTGCATTAAGCATGCTGTCAATTTTTCCCCCCAGCTTTCGCATGCAAGTATCACGAGCGGATGCGAAGTACCGTGCTCAAGAAATCTGTTTGACATTTCGTTGCAGAGCCAGGACGACTTTTTATGGACGTCATTTGTAGCCTTCACGGCAGTCGCGTTGTTAAGGGTGAGTTCCCTTTCCTCTTGCCTCCTGGGTAGAGCCCAGTTTCCGGCTACTTTCGCCTCCTACCATAGCTGATGGGAATAGTTGATAGAGttgatgcattaaaaaaatcatTGCCCTTCTTATTCTGAATTTTCACTCCTCAAATAAGTGCGTGGACCTGCGTATTAATTTCTGCGTTGATTAAAAAATGTTAATTCTACTATGCCCTATAAACGAACTCGCGATTTGCAAAACAGCATGAAACAATCTCCAAGAATACGGTAACAAAATAAATCCACGCTATCTATATTCATTACACCAGCTACTCGTGTTAGACATCTTCAAGCTGAATATCTCTCTTACAAAactggtctatagacttcttatagcctctgttgccttcctatagatattacTTTTTGTACATTGATAGTccataggctgtctatagacaaaagtctactaaaagtgtaaggCCATAaatctaaagattgtctatacCCTGACTAGGATTTGTATTACCTATAGACTGTACTCTAGGGTTTGTCTTTAGAAAGTCTGTAGACTTTGTCGACaaaagtctataaaaagtctatagactgtgtaaagaaatttttgtgacgGCTGCGCCTGTAATAAAAAAGGCCTTTGTCTATATCGCAGTGTGGTGTAGCTATATTCTACTTTTAAAACTGCGAGCGAGTAAtaattaataacaataattggtttttggggaaaggaaatggcgcagcacctctcccatatatcgtcggacacctgaaccgcgccttaaggtatgggataaaggagggagtgaaagaagaaaggaaaacagaggtgccgcagtagagggctccgggataatgtcgaccacctggggatctttaacgtgcactgacatcgcacagcacacgggcgccttagcgtttttcctccataaaaacgctgccgccgcggtcgggttcgaacccgggaactccggatcagtagccgagcgccctaaccactgagccaccgcggcgggtaactgcGAGCGAGCAAGTCGTGATTTCGCGCAAATTTTTCTCCAGGTTCTCATTCTGGTGGTCTGCTTCGTCGGGTACCTGGGCTTCCTCTCGAAGTCCGCCGTCGACGAGGTCTTCGATGCACCGATGTATGTCAGCGGCGTGTCAACCCCGTCGTGGTCGTTCTTGCACAGTCATCCCGACGGTCACAAAGATGGACAAAGGTCAGCTTCGTCCAGCGAAAGGGCAACGGACACCATAAGTGCTGCTCACCCAGTTCAAACAACCGCTTCTAATATTCCGTAAATTTGAATCGCTTTTATTCCGGCTTTTTGCCAAAACGACATGAACAACATAAGTGTGCTAGGCCAATGAATCAATCATGTGGAATCTCTGATTGGCTTCGATGTCGGAAGAGTTTGTTAAGTGGAGCGTGGTTTGAAGGTCATCACATTCGTTCTGGCTAAAACGGACCAACAAATTTTTAATAGCTTAACGGTCACTTAATCCGAGACAGACATGACGGAGCAGAATAGTGGAATCGTTCAGCTGGCTGAGCTTATGTATTCGTGGCAGCTTTCTTGCAGAATTAATTCGTGTTAGAGAAGTTTAATCCGAGCAGTTTAGGCCCGAAACGATCACCTTCAAACCGTATTAGACTGTACGTATGCAGAACTAAGTCTACGCTTCTGGATTGTGATTGCAAGAACAACACTGAGTATTACACAAGGCAAAATTATCCGCCTTCTGAGCTGTTAACGCTCAAGAAATAATGGTTGTTTGCTAACATTGCGCCCACTTATGCGTCTAGACAGCCGAGTCTTTTCATATCTCATAATTTTAGCCACAAGATGTCTTCAGCACGTTTTTAACTACTTCTGCAAACCTGTGCATTGTTTATGCATGGGTATTCACGTGCCATCCACGTTCCATCAACCTGCCGAATATACGTCACAACATACGTCACGGTAGCTTTCTGACAGGCATAGAGTCCCCCCGTCCTTATAAACCAGTGGTTGCTAATCCTCTGTAGTTTCTTTTTTAGCAGCCTGACAAAAGAGAGCTTCGCTAATATAGTTCGCTCAGGAAAGCGGTCCGGCCTCGTCACATTCAGTATCACATACAGCCGCCGCCGATATTGTGTGAATGTTTTCATGGCTCCCAGAGAACATCATGCACAGTTCTACATTTAGGCTGCATTTCCACTACACCTTCAGCGCCATCTTAAGTGCATTCAGCTTAGCAGGCGCCCAGGTGTCCTGTGTGTTGAAAATTCCTTCGTTGGCAGATATTAGCCCAAGGCTCGTGAGTCAAGCCTTCCGTGCTGTAAAATTCTGAGTCAATATCGCAAACATAACTTCCTTATAAATATCAGCCTATATTTCACTGTTTTATTATCTTTAGCGACTGCTAAAAGGAGAGCGCTTCAGGCATCATGAAAGCGCCATGATTTGCTATATCAGTGCTTGCGTTGCCTTTCAAACGATTTCATATTTTCGAACGCAGCAACATCTATCAATGAAAGCACAACCTTGGCTTCCCTTTTTTATTTACTCGTTTTTAATTTACTCAAGTTTCGTGTTCAGAGTACAGTCGCGGACAAAAGTCTCCAGACCACGTGtgcctcaaacgaagccgatagccctgctattagccggcggctgaagaccacacttgtggaggcgaTCGGCCCCGCAACGCTCACGAGAGGCACGCAGCCTCCACTTAGCTGCCTACAGGAAGTTTTAATAAAACGGAGGCTTTTAATAACCGGAGGAGGAGTGATGGGGGAGGTGATGGGCGATCGGCATCATAGTGTTGGGCGGTCGGCTTGACGTGGCTCGCACGCCCAACCATTTGCCTACAATTTCAAACCTCTTTTTATTCCCCCTCCTCCACCCTCCGTTTAATCTCAAGAGGTTGTAGTCGTTTTAATAGTGACGTTGTATTCCTTCTGGACGATACACTGCACAGCTGTCATTTTCTGTCACCGGGTGCAGGAAAGCGAGACCAGGACCAAATCTAGAACCATGACGTTCGAGTGACAAGAGGATCCCGGCGCCGATCGCGAGCTCAGTGGGCGACGGTATCCCGTTACAAGTAGGGCCAAAGGTGTCCAACAGCCGGTCCTCGTGCGCATTTGCCGATTCAAAGTCTGTTTATCAACGAATAAACAAGGAACCACCCGGCGCTAATTAACCACGGTGCTGACGAAGGCTACAAAAGCGCAGGTGTCAGCATCTGTGCTCGCGGAAGCTCCGACGCCATCCAGGCAGCCGCGTCCCGGCCAGCTTTCGGTACCCACAGTTCCAGGGGACCAAGCCATGCTCCGTCGATGTCGCTGCACCCAGCTTCCCAGGTTTCGCATGACACTAGCCCGGAATTCGACATTGCGGAGCAGATGAGCAGGTCAGCAAAGGCTGCCCAAGGGCTGCACCGCGACGACTGCTCGGACCTTCTCTTTGCCATACTCAGAAGTACGGACGCCATGCAGGCAGCTGCGTTTGCCCCTGACGCTAATACGTTAAGCAGAGCGGGGTTGGAAATTCGGGTGGCCCCTGTGTGGCAGTCGCTCCGCTTCTACGAGCGGCCTTTTCCGCTTTCCGTGGAGGAATCAACGAAGACGGCGGGTACCTCGTCATCAGTTCATCCCGAACCCAAACTTTTGCCGTTAGGCCGCCACTAACTACGCCGCCTATTTCAGAGAGGTGTGACAAGACCGTGCATACCAGCAGTTATTAGCTAACGTCTGAAACTTTTATTTACTCTTATTATTCGTCTTATAATTTCGGTGTCCTTCCAAAGAGCCTAACAAAGGGCTTGCATTTATATTGCGAACCTATTTGGTAAATTTCGATTCTGGTTCATGAATTTTTTCAGTGTATACGTTTTTTTTATTAAGATCTCTAGCcaggtgtgttgctgggcgagttggttgaggtaCACATTCTGATAAAAACAGAGCGCTGAGACAACGAACGAGAACAAGGAGGAGACACAGTTGTGTGTCCTCCTTGTTCTCGTCCGctgtctgcgagcgctgttgtTCTCAGAATTAAGATCTCTCCCTGCTGTTATGCTGCTTCCGTCAGCACTCTTGTATGGCAAGCGGAAGCGAAAGCTGGCTTGTGGAGAAACTAACGTACCAGGGCGGCTGAATTTCCCAATCATCTTTGAATTCGAGAAGGAACGACATTTGGCTGCTGACCCACCGGTACCTAGTGAAACACCGCGCACAGAAAGAcggaacagaagaaagaaagaccgGATGAACAAGATTACTTCTTCACGGACGGGATGAACAAGAGCGCAGAGACCTCTGGATAGAATGTCGGGCCAGTTGGTATTTGTGCATCATCAAACAGAGATCACAAAAAAGACAGAACACGAAAGGAATGAAGGGGACGAAAAAGAGCGATCGCCACGAGACGAAGCGCTTTTCTTCGTCTCGTTCCTTCTTACTCTGCACTGTTTCGCGATGTATAAATGGTAAATGGCCCAAAGTTATACGTTACTGAGGATCAGAGGTCTCCGGAAACAATCCCTACTGCGGTGGCCACGTTTGAATGTAGGTACAGAGAAAATAGCCATGCTCGCCACAATGCCAGGTGCACGTTGTTGAACATCTAGGCTCCGAAATctttccggagcccgccactgtGCGCTCATAAGCCCACATGCAGTTTCGGGGTGATAAAAAACTTGTCGTAcaataccataacataccatgcCATACTATAGTGTGCCATGCtagaccataccataccatactgtaccatatcattTCATTcaataccatatcataccataccataccatattgtaTTTTATTGTATCACTACCAAGACTTCAAAAAGTTTGCAGGTCGTTGATGAAATGCGTAGCGCATTGCGAGACTGCTATACATACTATGCCACACAACAGTACGTTCACGCCGCGGCCGCTGTCAACGATCGAAGGCATTGCCAAAAAGCtgtgagctaaatctgaacatttTTAGTGCGGGACTTATGCGATGTGCATGAAATATTCTGCATTTGGGGGAAATAAAACTCATCATTCCTTTATTTCTATTTGCGATTTGCGGCCGAAGTGTGACAGCACCGAAGTACATTTTTTTTCCGTCCACTAGCGTCACGTCCACTCTTCAGACAGGACActatagacgtttttagcataccggagacgtactagcggagacgtataccggtttaccgaaccccttctgcgcacgcgcagtggctccccctcaccgcaacaatgcctctgcgcatgcgcaagaggggtccggtaaaccggtatacgtctcggctggtacgtctccggtatgctaaaaacgtctaatatgaAGCCGCACTCTCGATGCAGCCACCACCCGCAATGACTAGTAGGCTGGACCTTGCCTCAACCGAGCTCAAAATATGCAATGACCTTTTATGCGACAGAACTTGAAGCCCTTTAGGCACAAAGTGCCTGtgggtcataaaattcgcccattggctgaacGGAAGTCACGTCACCAGACTGGAACGTATGCCCTTTGGCTGGGGGGAAGTGACGCCACCAGAGGGAGCGTTCCACACTGGCAGAAGAGAAGTGACGTCATCGgactggaagtgacgtcacttctgctaaaggcatcaacagctccTAATGCCATCGCAATGCCAACACACAATGAAGTTCGGCGTCTCTGAATTTTTTGTATAGATGCATAGAACAAATGTTCAAAGAATCTGCATGTTTTAATTAAAACGCTGTCTGCTCTATAGCTGTCGTACATTTCCGCTCGCTTAGATGTCATTTAGTTTCCCAACGCCTCATTGTGTCGGTTCATTATTTATACAAATGTGATTTTAGGAAGTTGTACCGAAAATTCCTGCAACAAGAAAACACTCTTCGTAAAACACCAAGTGGTTTGTTCCTCCCTCTCACACTAACTACATTTCGCACGCCTCATCTGCTGAAATATAATTAAAAACGTTTCCCAGCAATTCGTAGTGGATTGCTTTAAGACGACGCGAGGATAGAATATTGCAGGTGCATGTACGAATACGTATGTCTTGTTCGTGTAGTGGACATGCTGGATGAAATTATTGCCATTATTTTTACTACATGTATGGCCCCGTGTACTCTCGTTTCTTTCTGTACACCTTCTCAAGATGTGGCCGGGGCACATCACGCGATTTCCATCAGCTCTTTCTCGGGCCGACAAACTTCTGTGGTGTGAAAAGACATTTTTAATTTGATGAAAAGCAAGCAAGAATGTTTTTGGGGTGGGGGGCATGCGCCACAGGGCAGCTTGACGATGGTGATAAGTTAGAGGAGCTCCCAACACTGGTGCTTTTAGGGTGTGGCTAGGCAGGTAAGTGATGGGCATCGTCAATTAGCAAAACGCAAGTTAGCGTTGGCCATGCACGAGGCGATCCTAAACGAGCTTAGTCCTTGGCCGGGGCTCCGTTGAGTATACGGACCCCGTCTGCAAAAGGCGTAGCCAGGTCTTCGCTTTAGGCATCTCCGCGCGGATTTCCCCGGGAACGCTCAAGAACCATGCTAAGCGATACTTTTCGCGAGTGCGACGTCGCTTTCAGTGGCCGCCCAAGGATTGAACACTTTTCACTTTACAACTTTTCTTCACAGTCTGGACCAGCACGCCTTGTATTTTCTGCGAAATGTTACATAAATCGGTGTCGCATTGCTTTATTGTATATGGTGTGCGCCTCGTCAGGAGACTCCAGGCTTGAGTCCCACAATACTGGCGGGCACTTTCAAAGGATGTACATGCCTGGCCACTGGGACGAGGTCTCTTTTTTTTCAAAAGATACcatatttcttttattttggcGACTTCGACAGGATTGGTACTGTAGTATATTTACTCCAAACGCGCCATTACCTACGACATACTGCAGTAAAGGCAGTAAACAAGTCTGCGTTTAAATATGTTTATCGTTTTTCATTAAATATAAAAACTGACGGAAATATATCTGGCGCCAGGAATGGCCTAGAAATTCAGCCCTTTAGAGTGCGCCATAGAACCACGCGTGCAGTACGCAGCATCTTCAAGTTCTTGTCGACACACTCGCACTTGTGGTTGTCGTAGTAGACGTCGTCCAACAGGACGCAAGCGCCGGGAAGCGCACTGATCTTCTTGACCTGCGAAGCAATACAGTATAGTCAGTACAATGCTAATATGAACAATAAACTTTAAAAACCTACATTTTGCTTCACACTGGTGTTTTACACGTTTGGAAccaactgatatatatatatatatatatatatatatatatatatatatatatatatatatatatatatatatatatatatatatattatgtccgtgtactgtgcgatgtcagtgcacgttaaagaaccccaggtcacggagcaagactatacaggaaGTGAAACTCTCGTCTGCgagagcgagcgcaggcgaccagattcacagttgtatgcgccgacgggggcgcatgcagtggcggccccttgcggcgcctcgtagaagcagaaggaaaaaaaaataaaaaatgcagcgcccggtcAGGCGGCTTCGGCTCcgctctccggcggcgcgcgctcaaagcagacgaaacgggtgtttgcttcagcgggcactcCGTGACGtagtatttcagtagtttcttaccaggccgccaggcgccgccagcaggatagtggcgccgcgggcttgtgaccttttttggtcgccgcagacgggggagtttccactcctatatagtcttcctccgggccccaggtggtcgaaatttccggagctcttcactacggcgtcccttaaaACCTGAGTCGATTCGGGACGCTAAGCCCAATAAACTATATTAGCATTCATTGATATCACAAAATAGGTTGCGTTTATGAGAAAACCAGACACGAGACAACATTTTGTCGTCTACCACCGCATGCTGTGGAGCACAAGTTCCTCGACTCTCTAAGGCTTTGGGCTAAACTTTCGATGTTTGTCTACGTATTTTCAATGTCGCTGCTGGTAGTTATTGTTCCCGCAGAGCATTTGTAGCAGACTTTGTAAAGAAGCTCACGCTCTTTTCCGAGTTTACCTTTTCCTCAAATCCTTCAGGAGTATCGAAGACAAACAGGGCGTCTGTGTTCCGTACAAAATGCGACAGATCCGTGGCAGCCTTGGTTCCGCTCTTTCTTTTGTACTCATCCTGGAAAAAGGAGTTGAAGGTATAAAAACTCTACTCATATGTTAACGTTCTTGAGGCACCGTTTTTGAATGAACAAGCTATGGACAAAATAAAATCGCGGACAACGTGAACGCTACATACATGTAGTAATGCTCATGTTGCCGAATTGGTCACGTGAACATGGAATACAATTACGTTGCTTGTGCCTTTCTTGCTTCCGCCTTGTTTTTACCCACGTAAGCCTCGAAGCATTTCTTTCACGCACGCCCCGACGGCCAGCCTTCTGCCAAAAGTTCGTCTGCTTTCGAAGAAACACGTGATATGTTATTTTAGAGAAGGTCATGTGTTTGAAATCTAGGGAAGTGTAAAGTTCTCTTATTGTGCATCGGTCACCTCTGTTCTTGTAACTGTCTTAGGAAGTTCTAGTGAAAGAAAAGTTGAGAGAGAGTAAAATAATTCTTGTGTTTTGTGGGCTTTAAGAGATCGAACAGCAGTAAGTAAAGGCCTTTTCAAGCTGATTTTTTGACACTTATGTTTTTCGTCCTTAGTCATGGCTTCTTTGTAGTAGTGTGAATTGTAATTTACATCGTTTTGGCCGTGTTTATGCCATCAGCTGAACTGCCCTTTTTTCTTTACAAGATGTCGAGAGACGTTGTTCGCCACCACATGAATAAGAAAAAACGTGCATCTGCAACGCCCAGTGTTTCACTTATCGTGCCTGTTATGTCCGTATTCACTGTCTTGACGTGCGCAGTAATAGCAAGAATAGTGCACCGAATAGCTACTGAGTTTAGCCTACATGCCTCTATTGCGCAGATGAATGCAATTACTTCCCTTCATTACCCTAGCGCTAATCAGTCAATCAAAAACACTTCCCTACACTACACCTCAAAACCCGCCATTGGAAAATGTCTCAAGAACTGACAGGGCTCGGCAGTAGCATTAGGTCCGTGTCGTAGCATAGAAACCTAAAATTACCGGAaaggagccaccgcggtggctgagtggttatggcgcttggctgctggcccgaaagacgcggggtactgtgcgatatcagtgcacgttaaagaaccccaggtggtcgaaatttccggagccctccactacggcgtccctcataacctgagtcgctttgggacgtttaaccttcataaaaccaaaccaaacctaaaatTACTGGAAAGGAACGTTTGGATGCAGTTCATGACTGTAACGATGATCAAAAAAATCTTGTCTTTCAAAGGAAAAGAATTTTTACATACTCCTTTGTGTAACAGCCGCGGTTAGTGAGGGCACTGAAGTTTCATTGTGAGCGGGGTACATTCGCTTGCGTATGGCGTACGTTTGTGCGCCTACTTTGATTTCTTTCTAATGATATATCTGCCATTAGGGTTGGCCATGACGTTGAAAATTTATTGTTTAAAATTTTAATACGAAATTTTATGTGCTTGTTCGTTATTTATTCAACGTTTATGGCCGTAATTTTTATTTGTTAATGTGTGATCGAGAGCACCTGACTGTTAATACAAACGAGTATTAATTTTGAGTGCTTGTAGTTGTGCAAGAGAGTTTTATTCTCAGTGACGCTACTACTGGGGTTAAATAGTAAAATATAGTAAGAAAATTATAAATT containing:
- the LOC144110333 gene encoding uncharacterized protein LOC144110333 isoform X2 codes for the protein MKHFHLASLRVYTVQAQAPFKAELVQPTIAITRVGEYAAAVAGAGLSPSGNHCIAFSLAAVKYSGSNDIGDAANAVEKVMYCSDEYKRKSGTKAATDLSHFVRNTDALFVFDTPEGFEEKVKKISALPGACVLLDDVYYDNHKCECVDKNLKMLRTARVVLWRTLKG
- the LOC144110333 gene encoding uncharacterized protein LOC144110333 isoform X1, whose amino-acid sequence is MKHFHLASLRVYTVQAQAPFKAELVQPTIAIQTRVGEYAAAVAGAGLSPSGNHCIAFSLAAVKYSGSNDIGDAANAVEKVMYCSDEYKRKSGTKAATDLSHFVRNTDALFVFDTPEGFEEKVKKISALPGACVLLDDVYYDNHKCECVDKNLKMLRTARVVLWRTLKG